GTCGTGAGAATTAAATGCTATATTGCTATTCATGACTGATTTGAAAGTAGGAAAAAATATCCATTTTGTCCCTAACTCTTCGCACTCCCCATAGACAGTGTCAATGTTCGGTTGCTCGAGTGTATAGCGATTTAGGTGAAGTTGGGACTGGAGCAACTAATTGAGATAGAGGATCTGGACCTGAGCGTGAGTCTCGTGCATAGGGTGATCGGCTGAGTCGTCGGTGGGTCGGCGGGTGGGGTTACCTGCAAGCACACTCCGATGCTAAAGTCAGGGTTTGTACAATGAGACGGCTAATTAGGGTAAGAAGGTGATGTACCTCTGAAGAGGGGTAGGTCCCTACCTATTTATACTCTGAATTCGAGTGAACTCCTTCTCTTAGGTCCATCCATCTGAAAGCTTCTACTAGTTGTTTAGGTCTTCTCAATAGGACATGAGATGGCGCGCAGGTCGTCTTCGGATTCGGGTTGAATATCCGAAGGGTCGGTGGTCCATAATTGGACCCATGGCCTATGTTGGACCAGGCTGAAACACAtactaaatatatattaaaatcaataattaaaattacttattagtataaaataaatattaaaatataaaatattcattaaaaaaattaaactacatatatatttatacacaaatatataatatgaataagtttaatatacatataatattaataattttaaatatttaagtaTGATGTTTTTACAACTCCATCCAATTGTTCAATTTAGATTTTGGATATTAccaattttaaaatctaaaaattaatgtataaaataaaataacaatttaaaatttttgtgtgACCTAGATCTTTGATGATTAAGGTCTAGTTATTATAAATAtcattataagaaaaagatttattatctcatttaattttttttattatctataGATTCATCACATGACTATCTCGTTAGGAGATATGATAGAATATATGTTTTCAAGTATTAAATTTATGAGAAAGTATGAGAAACTAATGTATGTATTGTATAATATATACAATGAGGgttaaattgtaattaaaattaaattatagtaaattaattaattttaaatagtttttaattttaaatttgaaacaAATTAGGATTGTAATCAGTTACACCAACACACAGACTCTCTCTCTATACGGTCTTATCCTCTCTCTCCTTTTCTCCTCAGTTATTCCCGTCGTGCGCAGAGGTCACCCTCCACCATTACCTTCCGGTCGTGTGAGTTGTTCTCACCGCACCACACCATGACAGCGACTCTAACCAGCACTTTTCTCACCGCCGTGCGCAGAGGTCACCCTTCACCATTACCTTCCAATCGTGTGAGTTGTTCTCGCTGCACCGAACCATCGCAGCGACTCCAACCAGCAACCTGATGTTCATTTCATTATGTATTTGGATGGTTAATTTATTAATCAAAATGTATGGTCATTTTGCGTATATGATACCACTTATTGATTACATGATTATCTTTACACACAAATGTTGGATGTTCACAATTACTATACGCGTGGATGGTTGGTTTTTGGGCGCGAGGAAGTTTGATGCTTTAGTTCGCGTCCTCCGCGTTGATTCAACCAGGTCACGGTCGGATGTTCAGCCACGTTTGGTGCAAAGCAGTTCCTTCCCGCGAGGGGGTAGGAGCCCAGTTCGGGTCGGAGGAGTTGCGCACAGAGGCTAGGCTATAGTCACGATGGGATGTGCAGCGGTGACGGTGCAAAGGAGTTGCGGCCACTGAGGGAGCATGCTCGCGAAGAAGGGTGGGCGATGCGAGTCTGCTAGACGCGGATGCAAGTTTTAGTGCACACGGGGGGCGGCATGCGGGTTCTGCGAAGCGAATAGGAGGGATTTTTGGGGGAAAGGGTAACCGTGAGAGCAAAAGGGTTAATGAAGAAAGATTGGAATTATGGGTAAATTGGTGGTAGGATAAATTGAAACTGATCGGACCATTTAAAATTAGGGCAAATAAGGGTTAATTTgttttttctaatttatattGGGCCAAATAAACAGCCCATTGTAACAATTGTATAGATACCTCATGTGTATACTTCCACCATTAAATGCATAGGATAACCAGCTATAGCTGGGTTTCGAACCTGAGATGTGGCTTCTGTGAGGCCAACATATTGGCCATTGGTGCAATGCCTCGGCCATTGAGAGTTGTGTGTTGGGTTCATTAATGAACCTATAtgtatgttgggcttgggctcAACTTGGACCCGATCCAATCCGTTAGCATTTTTAGTCCATTTGACCCAACTTTGGGCCATATCTTTAAAAGTAATGCCTGGTTTttcatttctaatatttttctaagatttttgaCTGTTTTAAATCTTTCTCGCACAGTATCGGGCAAACTTAAATCGGTTCGACTGTCGGTTCAcggttttttcggttttttgCAGAAAGTACATTTTCTGACTCAAAAAAACCTACTAagttcaaaaatcacatttaaATCATCTAATTCTCATTCTAAATTTTCGAATCCTATTTTGgacaatattaattatttaattaaacgGTTAATTAGTCACGATTCTTACAGGGCGGGGATCCTAGTTCGAGTCCCCGCGCCTGCTTCGGGGAAATTTTGTCTCCCATCTCCATCTCCACAAAAAAATTCCCTACAGTCGGATCCTCATTCGAGACAGTTCTCGCAGAAATTCCCGCATCTCAGAGAGTTTTACCATCTCTTAATCAGTGACCGGGTATTGCTTCTTCTCAGGGAAGACATTGGTTTGTTGGTGCAGCAGGAAGCAGACAACAGTGTCGTGCTCCTCTTCAAAAGCAGAATACAGAGCGATGAGTCAAGCAACACATGAGGACCAATGGCTGGTGTTCCTTCTTAAGGAACTTCAAGCAGAGCATCGATCTTCGTTTGCTCTTTTTTGTGACAATCAGTCAGCCTTTCACAGCCTTTCACATAGGAGttaatccttttttttttaacggACAAAGCACCTCAAGATAGATTATCACCTAGTCTGCGACAAGGCACAGGAAGAAATGGTGAAGCTTCTCCCCATCATGACAACTTAGCAAACAACAGACATTCTTACCAAAGCATTATCACCAACACCCTTCAATACTTTCCATAGCAAGATCGATTTATTGAATATGTATACATCTAGCTTGAGTGCGGCTGTCACGTTAGTGGTACGGTGGTTAGTCATTAACTTAATAACAATAGTTTCTTAGGCTCTTTTGTCTTTTActaattacatatatatatatatatatatatatatatatatatatatatatatatatatatatgagttaaACTCTAAAATGGTCCCTGAGATTGGCGTTTTGTACTAAAATCGTCTCTAAGATTCTAATTGCACCAATTACATCCCTGAAATTGAAAAAATGCACCATGTTAGTCCCTGACCTATTTTTCATTAACGACGTGATGACATGGCATGATGACGTGGATTGTAtgtgacacgtgtcacttcaTGATTTGGACACGTGGATTGTATGTGGCATGGTGaccagtgacacgtggcatgctgacgtggatgtttgtgccacgtgtcacaatTTTATTTGGCCACGTGTCCGGTTGTGACACGTGTCATAACAGTATTCGTCCACGTGTCATTCATTATGCCATCGTTGTATATGCACCAAATTAATCCATCACTTTTCattaagtgactcattttagtccctaaaattgaatgtcgtgcaccaaactagtcccttcacaaaatttttctcatttttttaaatttaaaatttaatatcttGGATAcactaatttcaattctattttttcatatatcATTTAAATACGAGtgcttttataaaaaatttttaagattttagttttaattatataattttttaataatttaacattggtaaattttgtaatatataaatatgttattataaaaaaataattatatgattgattagacacattttttttcataaaaaatatgtttttaacaagaaattaataattaaaataaacatttttttcttatgaAATATACATTTTTGTTATGTATAAATGAGTTAGATTGAAGGAACTTCAAGTACCCTCACTACCACCTTTGACCTCTGCAGTCTAGACGAAAGAGGTCATAGATGGTAATGAGGGAAGCTTGAAATGCCTTCACGTCAACTCCAAGACGGCGGCTATTAGAGGTATCCgcaagaaaaaaatatattttataaaagtactGAAAGAGGTCGGAGATGGTCAGGGACGGACCCATGCATTGAGAAGAGGGGGCATTTGCCCCCACaaaggtttttcaaaaaaacTAATACTtacacttatatatatatatataacttattatattatatttattctaaaataaaatataaataattttttatattttatattaaaaaaatattttattcaatttaatttagtataaataaataaataaattcaaaaattattgataattaattttattatattaattaattaattgataattaaattaaaatttaattttttaattaaatacaacttaaattattagtaattttttaaaaattgtttaaaataaaaaatatattatttatatgttaatatactgtaattattttggttaaaaaatttatttataccaTGTATAAAGATTATAATAAGTagatttgataattaaatataaaataataaaaataaaataattgtttaaaaaatatataaaaaataatatttagtcatgttaaaaataaaaataaaaagtcattataaattattttttttgttattttgaatATTCTACTGTGtgtatgaaattatattttgattattttaaatattataataagtgattgtatatatatttttagttcCTATTAATATGTATAGataattttcatttaaaattttaaatatatctaaacCAATTTGAATTGGTTAAGTGATAGTTTAGTCGTTCGCTTAAGTAAATATTGAGGGTTTGAATTTCATTTAGTATGTGTAGTAATTCATTGCCAGCCAATTGCAGACTGTTAAATGAAACTCAAATTCATGATGAATTAGTCCTTAACTTATTGGGTATTGtagaaagtaaaaaaaaaattcataccaaaattttattatatttttgccCCCACTACTAAATTTTTCTGGATCCGTCACTGGAGATGATAGTGAAGGTGTTTGAAAAGCCTTCACGTCAACTCCAAGTCGGCGATTAGGGTATTCGtgagagaaaaaatattttataaaaacacttttatttgaagaacatgtgaaaaaatagaattgaaattaatgcattcaaaaatattgagaattttgaatttatagaaaaaatgagaaaaaactgGTGAAGGGACTAGTTTGGTGTGCAACATtcaatttcagggactaaaatgagtcacttaatACAAAGTGAGGGACTAATTCGGTGCATATACAACGATGGCATAATGGATGACACGTGGACGAATACTGTTACGACACGTGGCACAATCGAACACGTGGCCAAATAacattgtgacacgtggcacaaccATCCACAtcagcatgccacgtgtcactggtCACCACATCATCATATCATTACACGTGGACAAATCAtgaagtgacacgtgtcacttatAGTCCATGTCATCACGTCGTTAATGAAAAATAGGTCAGGAACTAACATGgtgcatttttttcaatttcagGGACGTAATTGGTGCAATTGGAATCTCATGGACGATTTTAGTGCAAAACGTTAATCTCAGAGACCATTTTGAGGTTTAACTCTATATATATACACTCTATAATAGCAATTGAAAGGTCTCTCTGTCATTTCACACATTTCAGAATCATAAACTTCTTTTACGTTTATCTTTTCTCTCTCTCGAACTCTTTCCCTCACGTTCATCATGCTAATAGCTTGAAAGCTTCTTCATAGATTACATCGCAACATAACCTAAGAAATTTATACATTATTTCCTCAAGCCTTCTTAGGTCCATGAATTGCTTAAAATTAGATTGCAACTCAATCTAagaattttagatatttttctGACCTTTTTAGCTAAAAACTCAGATTGGATATCTTACCAACCAAAAATCTTAGATATTCAATCGATCTTCTCATGCAAGACTCGGACTAAATTGTTGTATAACCtaagaattttaaatattttacgACCTTATTATGTAAGACTACTCGAGGTAGGCCACGGTTTAAACTACGAACTTTAGATATtcttttcgcaagctttctcaAGTCTATGAGTGGCTCAGGTTGGATACTCCATCAATCTAAGAAACTTAGATATTATTGCTTCAAACATTCTCAAGCTAAGAAATAATTCGACTTGATATCCCACCAATCAAAAACCTTAGATATTCAACTAACCTTCTTAGGTAAGAGTCAGATTAGATCGTAACCTAGCCCAAAAATTTTAGATATTCTTTTCTTAAGTCTTTTTAAGACTAGAGATCGTTAGCAAATCAAGATACaatgaagagaaaaaaaagtacaaaaacACACAGTCTTAACCAGGTTGCTGAGATGCATAAAAGCTTAATAACTCAATTCTCAAGCATGTCCTGGTTCTGAGATAGTTCAAGGATATCGTTTAGAAAGACCAACATATCTCAAATGTACTTAGGTACTGAAGAATAGTACTAGTACCCACAAAATTGCAAGGACATTGTCGAAATTCTTAACTCTATATACCCTCCTATTCTTCTTTCTCAAATCTACATACTAGTAATCTACAGTAGTAGATGTACAATTTCAATCTAGATTACAAAGGTGTTTTCTAAACTTTAATTTCTTAAACTTATAAGAGTCTAAAATTTATGAGTGAAGAGAAGAAGATTATCTACAAGTTGATCTTTCAATGAATATTCTTTTCTAGACCTTTATCGCTTGTAAAAGATTGAATGCTTTTCTTATATAGTCTTGAGATGGGAAAAAGACGTTGGAATTCTGTTATAGTTGTTGTCTTGGTGTTTCTTTAAAGGAATACGGTAATGTGCCTTTAGCTTGTGTTAGCTTCCGTATTTTAAGGCTTTGAAGTGTACTTAGCAGTAAAAAAGCGAGAAATTTTTCGAACTATTTGACTTGCTCAAATTCAAAAGATGGAGCCAAAGTGAATCATCTCATCACAAACTTTCTAAAATAGacacttttaaaaaaattttaagtatataCTGATATACTAGTGTTTCAATGATTTTTAACCGTTGatcttaattatataaaatatatataatatatataattaagatcaaTAGTTAAATAGGAACCGCGTACTTCTAAAATATGCagtcatatatattttttagataaataaaacaatttttgaTGTAGTCATGTTTCGTCTTAGCTCAGCTTGTGATATTCTTTTCATTTAAGTTTCAACTTACTCAAATTTAAAAGGTATCAagttttcttttattacttAAGGTGAATTTCTTAATACATTATTGACACATTTGAGTAAACGTTAGATAATGACATGTtaataaaattgttaaattatctttaattttgttaattatcaaaactctgAATTGTCATGGAGCTAACAATTTGAACCATTTAACTTTATGTATATTTAACAAGtactacaattttttttatttaccaaataaaaaaacttataacttcaatatattaatttatgtaaaaatatttaaaaaaaagaaaatcagtctaaataatataaagttatcttgttttatattttttaatgaccgtttatcttattttatatttttttattactgttagaataattgaataatattaaatataataaatatataattataaatatagcatacataaaattataaatattaaataaaataaaataatataaaattattgtcTCCTTAACTTAACTCTTTGTGAACCATTACTTAACCAATTGAATTTGCATTGATTAGTTTTAAATGGCTTTTAGACATCTCTTAGGGATCATTCTCTATCTATATATGCATTTGGTTGCTCTATATATGTATGTGAATTTAGATACACTAGTGTTTCTTTTGGAATATATATGGTACGGTATAAGAATTTGAGATTCATTCATATAGTAAGCGAACATTTACGCTATAATAAAAATCGTTTTTAGCGACACAtttttaataacaataacaCAATAACTACTATATTTGTTATTCAATTTATGTTTCCGtagtaattatatatttttttgttatttttatatattataataacaattatatattttttacagTTATTAAAAAAGTCTTTTTGACGTACAATTGCATAATTAtcgttaaatttttttaataacgaAACACAAGACGATTAATATTTAGTTATcgataaatatattaaaagttATTTGTATTACcgctaaaaataaaataaatagccGCTAATAATAAATTTTCTAGTAGTATTTAATTAGTTGTATTATTAGAGAATAATTTACGTATGAGGAAATTTTTGTCGAATGTTCCTGAAAAATAACTTAGCAGATTCCTACTTTTTAACacataattttgttttttaaaaaatatttttatcatatatattttCTGATAAGAAAACTGAAATTTCTACttatttatacattaaattGTGTGTCTAAATTACAATAAAGACTcaatatcatatctttttttttctggccaagaaaatactaaattactattcatttaattatttggtaaaatgttttttaataataataaaagttattgATTTAATAGTGATGAATTTATAGTCCTTCActtatttctaaatttataaacttcgttattttaaaagatcaaaatTTATAATCAATCTTAAGTGGAAAACATCGCTTCAGAAAAAGAATGTCGTTCTTTTGCATCCAAATCTTTGTGACTTTTAGAAGCTACATAGAGTTATTACCTTTTGTATTTAGTGACAAAATCGTTATTCGTTGTTTTACGCCCCTTTCAACTAAGCTTTATACATACATGACTTTTGATATCTCCGTTAAGCCAAGCTTcctttcatttattttattttattttttcttttgaattcttttggtgTTCCCTGATACTCATTAGCCAAAAGCTTTCTTGATATtgactaataatttttttttagaataagtataagaaattaatttttaattatttaatattagtctatttttttattgtaaaattactttttttttaactcTCACTTTTAAAATATGTAGAAATTAggattcaaaatttaaaagatttaaaatttataaattaatatttagaGTGGCTGACAGTGGTGGCCAACTAGCGGTGACGAAATTGCATTGTGGTGTTGGGAGAAataggaagaagaaagaaataaatgaaaataaaacgataattttaaaaatattggcTAATATTGGgtaaaaaataattgattttgtagttgaattgatttttttaatctacTTGCATATTAGTGGAATGTATGATgttctaatttaattatttgtgaTTTTCAATATTTCATTGTTTTCCTTATGGTGGATTCAATCTATTTATacgaataagaataaaaatgtCTACAAAAAATGAATTTCATAAAACGTAAACTCATTATAAAAATCTTACTTtctgaaataatttttttaatgtattaaataGTGTGGCTATTAATAAAAACATTGATTAAAAGATTATACAGCTAGGTACATAGACAtccaataatatatattagCACATCAACGTACACAAAGGTTTTTTTAAGATTATTTACTATATATTTTAAAactgttatatatatatatatatatatatatatatatatatatatatatatatatatatatatatgggtaAAAATCGTAAATAAGTCAAGGGAGCTGAGAAAATACGTCAAGGGAGCTGAGAAAATACGCAAATCCGCCAAACTGAAAATTGTTTCACGAATGAGCCAAAGCACATTTCTATGTAGTTCGAACCAAATTGGTTCGAACTTACTTtccatgtaattcgaaccaaatTACAGATTGTAACCCATATcaacataattcgaaccaatttGGTTCGAACTCTAACTCAATAATTCGAACCAAttaggttcgaattacacacattaagtaattcgaatcaacttggTTCAATTTACACAGACCATATTTCGTACtaggctggttcgaattagtaAGGACCAGACCTGTATACATATGGTATGAACGTGAGTTGCTATCATTAGAGGGGAGGTAagatggctagtgaggagagtttCGTAGTGTTGGTTCACCACAGAGGATCCATTAAGAGGAAAACTCGTTCCGGTGTGAAGTTCACTAATAAGGATCCTCTCTGTATTATCGTCAGGCCTACGACGAGGTATGAGGACCTTGTTAGCTCTGTACTGCTGAAACTTGGTCTAGAAGGTGTGAAACGGgttaagaaatttttttatcgAATTCCAATCACGGTGCTCCAGGAAACCGTGAAGTACGATTGTTTCACAATCGGGAGTGATGAGGACTTGCATATCATGTTTCATTGTCGCCGGCAGTTTCCAGAGGTGAGGACACCAGAACTTTTGGCAAAGTTGGTTGACGCGGTGTCCAGCTCGAGGGGTTCGAACCGGAATACCACCACTTTAGCCACGGTAGCCGGTTCTAGCTCCAGACGAGCCGTTGCATCTTCCTCCGTCCCTGCGTACGAGCCACCCGTCCAACCCGTCGTCTCCCCTTCGTTCGCTGTTGATCTCAACGGCAGTGTAGGCGACGAGGTCGGAGAAGGGGAATATCTGCGGACCTCTTTACAGTGTGCTGTACCGGCTGGGGTTGGAGATGGATTCTTGGATGATCCAGAGAACGATGATGTCGAGCCGGATATGATTGCTGATGACAGTGGCGATGATGTTGGAGCAAGTGAGCCTGCTGGGACGGGCGGTGGTTCTAGCTCTGGCACGCAGCAGTACCCTCCACATTTTTCCTCTTTGGACTTGGATGCCAGGAGGCAGGAGGGGGTTCCTGGGCAGCCCGCTGGATTTGGCACTAGAGATGCTGAAGGGTCTGCAGGTCTGACAGAGTTTCAGGTTGGTCAGCAATTTCTGGATAAAGAAGAGGCCCTCTTAAGTGTCAAGACTTACAGCATCCATCGAGGGGTACAGTACAAGGTCGTGGAGTCTGACTATCGCCGGTATGTGGGCAAGTGTTCTGAGTTCGGCAATGGGTGCACATGGTTGATTCGGCTTAGTCTCCGACAGCGAAAGGGAGTTTGGGAGGTCAAACGTTATAACGGACCGCATACTTGTCTCGCCACCTCCATTTCCAGCGACCACAGGAGTTTGGATTACCACGTGATATCGGCATTCATTATGCCAATGGTTAGGGCTGATGCATCCATCAGCATCAAGGTGCTCCTAAATGCCACCGCCACACACTTTGGGTTTAGGCCAACTTACAGGAGGGTCTGGTTGGCGAAGTAGAAGGCTGTTGCCCTCATCTATGGTGATTGGGATGAGTCGTACAACGAGCTCCCAAGGTGGATGTTAGGAGTCCAGTTGACGATGGCTGGTACTGTTGCAGTCCTAAAGACGAGCCCTGTTCGTGTCGGTGAACAGTTGGACGAGTCTCGAGCTTATTTTCACAGACTATTCTGGATGTTTCCACCGTGTATCGAGGTATTCCGTCATTGCAAGCCCCTAATTAGTATTGACGAGACCCATCTGTATGGCAAGTATGGGGGAACGTTGCTTGTCGCGATTGCACAGGACGGGAACTCCAACATACTCCATGTTGCATTCGCATTAGTCGAGGGTGAGAATGCTGAGTCGTGGTCCTTCTTTCTCTCCCACCTGCGTGAGCATGTGACACCGCAGCCGGGTCTGCTGGTTATCTCGGACAGGCATAACGGCATCAAGGTCGCGCTTGAGGCTCCTGACGGAGGCTAGTTACCTCCGTCTGCATACCGGGTATTCTGCATTCAACATGTTGCGGCAAATTTCGCCCTCACCTTCAAGGGCAAAGACGCAAGGAGGCTACTTGTGAATGCGGCGTACGCTAAGACCGAGGTCGAGTTCCATTACTGGTTTGACATTCTTAGGTCCAAAGACCCGGCGATGTGTGACTGGGCGAACCGGATTGAGTATTCATTGTGGGCACAGCATTGTGATGAGGGGCGTAGATTCGGACACATGACGACGAATATATCTGAATGTGTGAACTCGATCCTCAAGGGTGTCAGAAATCTTCCTGTGTGCTCGCTAGTGAAGGCAACATACGGAAGGTTGGCCGAATTATTTGTTCGCAAAGGGAGAGAGGCTGAGGCGCAGATGGGAACCGGAAAACAATTTAGTCAGCACTTGGTGAAGTGTATAGAGGCCAACTTGAAGACGGCTAGGTGCTTCACGGTTACTGTGTACGACAGGGATAACTCCGAGTTCACCGTTGCAAAGACAACTTCGACTGGTTCTTTCTCACTGGGTAGCTACAGAGTCTCACTTGCATCTCAGACATGTGACTGCGGATACTTTCAGGCACTTCATTTCCCGTGTCCCCACGCACTGGCATGCTGTGCCTACTCACGGCTTACATGGGAGTCTTACGTCCACCAGGTGTATCGTCTTAGTTCGGTCTTCAGTGTGTATCGGATGGGTTTCACACCTCCCATTCCGGAGGGTTTCTAGCCACCATATGACGGGCCGACTGTCATCCCTGACCCGAATAAGAGGCGTGCGAGAGAGGGTCGTCCGAGGTCCACTCGGATACGGACCAATATGGACGAGGCAGATCCGAACCGGCCAAAGAGATGTGGGCTTTGTCGGCAGTCCGACCACACACGTCGGAGTTGTCCACAGCTCGGAAGAGCAGAGCACACACGGGGACATGATTAGGTGTATTTGTGGCTTTGGTACTTTTGTTGTTTCAATTTCGCGTTTAGATTCCACTATTATCGGTTTTCTTACTTGTAGTTGGTGACTGATAGAATTTGTTAACGTTAGTGCGATGTACTTTGAATGGAATTTTAGTTAATGAATATGTTCT
Above is a genomic segment from Arachis stenosperma cultivar V10309 chromosome 1, arast.V10309.gnm1.PFL2, whole genome shotgun sequence containing:
- the LOC130974333 gene encoding uncharacterized protein LOC130974333, giving the protein MASEESFVVLVHHRGSIKRKTRSGVKFTNKDPLCIIVRPTTRYEDLVSSVLLKLGLEGVKRVKKFFYRIPITVLQETVKYDCFTIGSDEDLHIMFHCRRQFPEVRTPELLAKLVDAVSSSRGSNRNTTTLATVAGSSSRRAVASSSVPAYEPPVQPVVSPSFAVDLNGSVGDEVGEGEYLRTSLQCAVPAGVGDGFLDDPENDDVEPDMIADDSGDDVGASEPAGTGGGSSSGTQQYPPHFSSLDLDARRQEGVPGQPAGFGTRDAEGSAGLTEFQVGQQFLDKEEALLSVKTYSIHRGVQYKVVESDYRRYVGKCSEFGNGCTWLIRLSLRQRKGVWEVKRYNGPHTCLATSISSDHRSLDYHVISAFIMPMVRADASISIKVLLNATATHFGFRPTYRRVWLAK